From one Synergistaceae bacterium genomic stretch:
- the secG gene encoding preprotein translocase subunit SecG gives MRVLLSCIHIIVSVVLIAIVLLQQRKQGGFSGVFGGGTQADTGQWQRFTGATKLTIILATVFMITSFFLVFMS, from the coding sequence ATGCGTGTATTGCTCTCATGCATTCACATAATTGTTTCTGTTGTTCTCATCGCTATAGTGCTTCTTCAGCAGAGGAAGCAGGGAGGATTCTCTGGGGTCTTCGGCGGAGGAACTCAGGCGGACACAGGCCAGTGGCAGAGGTTCACGGGGGCGACGAAGCTCACGATAATCCTTGCGACGGTATTCATGATTACCTCATTCTTCCTCGTATTTATGAGCTAA
- a CDS encoding nicotinate phosphoribosyltransferase: MTLLNSLKDVTALKVNPARLHSATHDEIKAGATTDIYFINTRDVLASVGKLDTEVTAEIFTRTTGMFAGLEEVMELLKDAPVKVEALPEGEYFSPKEVVMRIRGPYGAFGYHETNLLGILSSSCAWATAARECVEAAGGKPVLVFGARHLHPAIAPVMESAAVKFGGCTAASCVLGAKLCGREPSGTVPHAAILIMGDTLKLAEAYDAAMPPEVGRTFLVDTFHDECEEALRLADAMGDRLGAVRLDTPGERGGVTAELVKEMRYRLDHAGHPNVKIVVSGGLNPERIKTLAAAGADIFGVGSYIAHAVPMDMTMDLKEVAGKPVAKRGRLPGVLENARLVAIK, from the coding sequence ATAACATTGCTTAACTCACTCAAGGACGTTACAGCACTCAAGGTCAATCCTGCCAGGCTTCACAGCGCAACCCACGACGAAATCAAGGCCGGAGCAACGACAGATATATACTTCATCAACACGCGCGATGTTCTTGCGAGCGTCGGCAAACTTGATACTGAAGTTACGGCGGAAATCTTCACGCGCACAACAGGAATGTTCGCGGGTCTCGAGGAAGTCATGGAGCTTCTGAAAGACGCACCCGTGAAGGTAGAGGCACTCCCTGAAGGCGAATACTTCTCGCCGAAGGAAGTTGTGATGAGGATACGCGGGCCGTATGGGGCATTCGGCTATCACGAGACGAACCTGCTCGGAATACTCTCCAGCTCCTGTGCGTGGGCAACTGCGGCGCGCGAGTGCGTCGAGGCGGCAGGCGGAAAACCCGTGCTGGTGTTCGGCGCGAGGCATCTTCATCCGGCGATTGCTCCCGTGATGGAGTCTGCGGCGGTGAAGTTCGGCGGGTGCACTGCGGCAAGCTGTGTTCTCGGCGCGAAGCTCTGCGGGCGCGAACCTTCCGGCACTGTCCCTCATGCGGCGATCCTCATCATGGGCGACACCCTGAAGCTCGCGGAAGCCTACGATGCCGCGATGCCCCCCGAAGTCGGCAGGACGTTCCTCGTTGACACGTTCCACGACGAGTGCGAGGAAGCGTTGAGGCTGGCTGACGCTATGGGCGACAGGTTAGGTGCTGTACGTCTCGACACTCCGGGAGAACGCGGGGGAGTTACGGCGGAGCTCGTGAAGGAGATGCGTTACCGTCTTGACCACGCAGGACACCCGAACGTCAAGATAGTTGTTTCCGGCGGTCTCAACCCCGAACGCATTAAAACACTCGCGGCGGCCGGAGCTGACATCTTCGGAGTAGGGAGCTACATTGCCCACGCTGTCCCGATGGATATGACGATGGATCTCAAGGAAGTTGCGGGCAAACCCGTCGCAAAGAGAGGCCGTCTTCCCGGTGTACTTGAAAACGCGCGGCTTGTTGCGATAAAATAG
- the rplM gene encoding 50S ribosomal protein L13 — MTGSSSYLAKPGQVERKWYVIDAADRSLGRLAAAISRILTGKNKPTYTPHVDTGDYVIVINAAKVKLTGNKASQSTWHYHTGHPGGYRATTWGKLLEKKPEALFHHVVKGMLPRNRLKYASKLKVYAGSSHPHEAQNPQPLEI, encoded by the coding sequence ATGACGGGCAGCAGCTCATACTTGGCCAAGCCCGGCCAAGTCGAACGAAAATGGTACGTTATTGATGCCGCAGACAGGTCGCTCGGTCGTCTTGCGGCGGCGATTTCACGCATACTCACGGGCAAGAACAAGCCCACCTATACTCCGCACGTTGACACGGGAGATTATGTCATCGTCATCAATGCGGCAAAGGTGAAGCTCACCGGCAACAAAGCCTCACAGTCCACGTGGCACTACCACACGGGACACCCGGGCGGCTACCGCGCGACGACTTGGGGAAAGCTCCTCGAGAAGAAGCCTGAAGCACTGTTCCATCACGTCGTGAAGGGAATGCTTCCCAGAAACAGGCTGAAGTACGCATCGAAGCTCAAGGTTTACGCAGGGTCTTCGCATCCGCACGAGGCACAGAACCCCCAGCCGCTGGAGATATAG
- the rpsI gene encoding 30S ribosomal protein S9, with protein sequence MADDKYIWGTGRRKNAVARVRICSGTGEVKVNGRAVEEYFPRLMWQSQVYQSLKTAGVEGRVDVFVNASGGGLTGQAGATRMGIARALVKMNADLKPALKKEGLLTRDPRMVERKKFGQKGARGKRQFSKR encoded by the coding sequence ATGGCAGACGATAAATACATTTGGGGAACAGGCAGGCGCAAGAACGCCGTAGCAAGAGTACGCATCTGCTCGGGCACCGGCGAGGTCAAGGTCAACGGCCGCGCAGTGGAGGAGTACTTTCCGCGCCTTATGTGGCAGTCTCAGGTCTACCAGTCGCTGAAGACCGCAGGCGTTGAAGGACGCGTTGACGTGTTCGTGAATGCTTCGGGCGGCGGACTGACCGGCCAGGCAGGAGCTACGAGAATGGGCATTGCACGCGCGCTCGTGAAGATGAACGCAGACCTTAAGCCCGCGCTGAAGAAGGAAGGGCTGCTCACCAGAGATCCGAGAATGGTTGAGCGCAAGAAGTTCGGCCAGAAGGGCGCAAGAGGAAAGAGGCAGTTCTCAAAGCGTTAG
- a CDS encoding DUF4230 domain-containing protein, producing the protein MTAIILILALVISVAINTMLIFRKKPKPEPESVRTTILEGIRSVSELATVRRDFQSIVTFSSSKKIPGLAWTIPGTTRKFMLRYNGTIVCGCDLTQVKVSEGYGDRVRITLPKSEILDMYADLQSLEVYDQSAGIFTSVKLEDQNREITADLERVREHELKNGLLELSDGNVRKILSSVVAPTGMLADVVFTDGTHSIAGSTALPLEAGEQKNSPQ; encoded by the coding sequence TTGACAGCAATAATACTAATCCTCGCGCTCGTAATCTCCGTAGCGATAAATACCATGCTGATTTTCAGGAAGAAGCCGAAGCCAGAACCCGAGTCCGTCCGCACAACGATACTTGAGGGCATCCGCAGTGTCAGCGAGCTCGCTACGGTACGGCGGGACTTCCAGTCCATAGTAACCTTCTCGAGCAGCAAGAAGATTCCCGGCCTCGCTTGGACTATTCCCGGCACAACACGTAAATTCATGCTCCGCTACAACGGCACGATAGTCTGCGGGTGCGACCTGACTCAGGTGAAAGTCTCTGAGGGTTACGGCGACAGAGTGAGAATCACCCTCCCGAAGAGCGAGATTCTCGACATGTACGCTGACCTTCAGAGCCTCGAAGTCTACGACCAGAGCGCAGGAATCTTCACGAGCGTTAAGCTGGAAGACCAGAACCGCGAGATCACCGCAGACCTTGAGCGCGTGAGGGAACATGAGCTGAAGAACGGACTGCTTGAGCTTTCGGACGGAAACGTGAGGAAGATACTTTCGTCTGTTGTTGCGCCGACGGGGATGCTGGCGGATGTTGTCTTCACTGACGGGACACACTCAATTGCAGGGAGTACTGCTCTTCCTCTTGAAGCCGGAGAGCAAAAAAATTCCCCCCAATAA
- a CDS encoding phosphoethanolamine transferase — protein sequence MFASDLFTLYNFGLPLNTLMLEMIVMSNPTESIEFLQAYLSDPNIWLFFGIIAMVLTALRYVFGAIYRHKKLLYVLALIGLILGIFATGRECLYVWYEKRPLRAFGLSRLCFMLNTVHEGNKAYQRMLASSPQDVHITKNNGNIPYVVFILGESTSRNRMSAYGYELRTTPFLDEAVRNGMAYVFSDVISPHGITSLSLQKMFTFCNYEAPRRWFEYTSLFRIITEAGYRTAWLSNQESSSSWKVSGFYIKDCTTHAFTDRLNESHKRGALYDERLLPIIDDAMRSDTKKNFYLIHLLGTHHHYHKRYPENFETFSLEDEGGYDGISALQRNVRAKYDNAVLYNDFVVNEIVKRFLDKDAVVIYVSDHGEEVYDTMNYSGHNEGLISRFVLEIPMIIWLSDSFRESYPELVQRIAGSVDRPYMTDDIIHTVLDIMSIETEEFASARSIISPEFDSSRPRVYAGQVYDKETGFHELR from the coding sequence ATGTTTGCTTCCGACCTCTTCACTCTCTACAACTTCGGACTGCCGCTAAATACTCTGATGCTGGAAATGATCGTCATGTCTAATCCCACAGAGAGCATTGAGTTTTTGCAGGCCTACCTCTCTGACCCCAATATATGGCTGTTCTTCGGCATAATCGCGATGGTGCTGACAGCCCTGCGTTACGTGTTCGGAGCAATATACAGGCACAAGAAGCTACTGTACGTCTTAGCGTTAATCGGACTAATTCTAGGTATTTTTGCCACAGGAAGAGAGTGCTTGTACGTGTGGTACGAAAAACGTCCGCTGCGAGCTTTTGGGTTGTCGAGGTTATGCTTCATGCTGAACACCGTCCATGAAGGCAACAAGGCCTATCAGAGAATGCTTGCGAGTTCTCCGCAAGATGTACACATCACGAAGAATAACGGCAACATACCTTACGTTGTGTTCATACTGGGCGAGTCCACGTCCAGAAACAGAATGTCGGCGTATGGTTATGAGCTGAGGACTACGCCCTTCCTTGATGAGGCCGTGCGTAACGGCATGGCATATGTTTTCAGCGACGTAATCAGCCCTCACGGAATAACGAGCCTGAGCCTGCAGAAAATGTTCACGTTCTGCAACTACGAAGCTCCTAGAAGATGGTTTGAGTATACGAGTCTCTTCAGAATCATCACTGAGGCGGGTTACCGAACTGCATGGCTATCCAATCAGGAAAGCTCGAGCAGCTGGAAGGTTTCTGGCTTCTACATCAAGGACTGTACTACACATGCATTTACGGATCGCCTCAACGAAAGCCATAAGCGTGGCGCGTTGTATGATGAACGGTTGCTGCCAATTATCGATGATGCTATGCGGTCGGATACAAAGAAAAATTTTTACCTCATCCATCTGTTGGGCACTCATCATCACTATCACAAGAGATATCCCGAAAATTTCGAGACATTCTCTCTTGAGGACGAGGGAGGGTACGATGGAATCTCTGCCCTTCAGAGAAATGTGCGCGCAAAATACGATAATGCGGTTCTATACAATGACTTTGTCGTGAACGAGATAGTCAAGCGTTTTTTGGACAAGGATGCAGTAGTGATTTACGTGTCGGATCACGGCGAAGAAGTCTATGACACGATGAACTATTCAGGTCATAACGAGGGGCTTATTAGTCGCTTCGTGCTGGAAATTCCTATGATAATCTGGCTCTCAGACAGCTTCAGGGAGTCATATCCCGAACTGGTGCAGAGGATAGCGGGCAGTGTTGACAGACCTTACATGACGGATGATATTATTCATACAGTGCTTGATATTATGAGCATCGAGACGGAGGAGTTCGCATCTGCCAGGAGCATAATCAGCCCTGAATTTGATTCTTCACGGCCAAGAGTCTATGCAGGCCAAGTTTACGACAAGGAGACAGGGTTTCATGAACTACGGTAA
- a CDS encoding diacylglycerol kinase, with protein MNYGNPLQRIINASRYSLDGLAYALKHEQAFRYEAVVLVIVCTVMVIVDIPALQGVIFAGAWLVVMCLELVNSAAEKIFDLLTEDYSPIVKAGKDMLSASVFLGICFNIILWVVAIISHSN; from the coding sequence ATGAACTACGGTAATCCTCTGCAGAGAATCATCAATGCTTCAAGATACTCGCTCGACGGTCTGGCGTACGCTCTGAAACATGAGCAGGCCTTCAGGTACGAGGCTGTAGTGCTTGTGATTGTGTGTACTGTCATGGTGATCGTGGATATTCCCGCACTGCAGGGAGTTATATTTGCTGGAGCATGGCTGGTTGTGATGTGCCTGGAGCTGGTCAACAGTGCTGCAGAGAAAATTTTTGACCTGCTCACCGAAGACTACAGCCCCATCGTGAAGGCCGGAAAAGATATGCTGTCGGCTTCCGTGTTTCTCGGTATATGCTTCAACATAATCTTATGGGTCGTTGCTATAATTAGTCATTCCAATTAA
- a CDS encoding DnaJ domain-containing protein has translation MEHSETITHLKTLGLDVGAAPDDIRAAFRRLAKELHPDVTGQKSDFRFKLVTTAYNALKGLSAEDLAGLAESSPAYAQIRERRQRQEEEQRAAEKIDAILDKYEREMKDYCTSRPPDDQLDVKAAVLRMKSRNPKALRAVLKHSMHLANRVEFRKAVTEILTRPEVDEECAKVIASFPFDAMTRKLIAQDVSGNAGNLPAGLIISLAGSDTDAIESFLLHIKPEDYAALLRRWPSGKAMNPNITRKLLEADDARILVPLLSLIKTNFPQAAVHYRKRLVDLEAHPTAAVRAWAKKLV, from the coding sequence ATAGAACACTCAGAGACTATCACACACCTCAAGACGCTCGGCCTCGACGTAGGCGCAGCTCCTGACGATATACGCGCGGCATTCCGCCGGCTGGCGAAGGAGCTTCATCCCGACGTAACGGGACAGAAGAGCGACTTCCGCTTCAAGCTGGTTACGACGGCCTACAACGCCTTGAAGGGGCTCAGTGCTGAGGACTTGGCCGGACTCGCGGAGAGCAGCCCCGCATACGCACAGATTCGCGAACGCAGGCAGCGTCAGGAGGAAGAGCAGAGGGCAGCAGAGAAGATTGACGCTATCCTCGACAAGTACGAACGCGAGATGAAGGACTACTGCACTTCACGTCCGCCTGATGACCAGCTCGACGTAAAAGCTGCCGTCCTCCGCATGAAGTCCCGCAACCCCAAAGCACTCCGGGCAGTCCTGAAACACTCGATGCACCTCGCCAACAGAGTGGAGTTCCGCAAAGCAGTAACAGAGATTCTCACGAGGCCGGAAGTTGACGAGGAGTGTGCGAAGGTTATCGCCTCGTTCCCGTTCGACGCGATGACGCGGAAGCTGATAGCGCAGGATGTTTCCGGCAACGCAGGGAATCTTCCTGCCGGGTTAATCATCAGCCTTGCGGGCAGCGACACGGATGCGATAGAGAGCTTTCTCCTGCACATAAAGCCGGAAGATTACGCCGCACTTCTCCGACGCTGGCCTTCAGGCAAAGCCATGAACCCCAACATCACACGCAAGCTCCTAGAGGCCGATGACGCAAGAATACTCGTGCCGCTTCTGTCGCTGATAAAGACGAACTTTCCGCAGGCCGCCGTGCATTACAGGAAGAGGCTCGTTGACCTTGAGGCGCATCCTACTGCGGCGGTCAGGGCTTGGGCGAAAAAACTGGTATGA
- a CDS encoding M4 family metallopeptidase, with product MTCRKFYAFMFVLCLLFLSLFTSGCGGGGGGGDSGQDNVDPDVPATSPDVPAPSPSPTSPDNPSPSPSPSSCTVDFSTNGGTGISSILVSRDSTIEQPEDPTREGYIFVGWYKDNGTFAEPFAFGEGGDTVTEDITLYAQWVEDNPAMFAVEDALASLTITYASSDNPSYVTQDVGLPPSSEGLAITWTSSNPGVISTSGNVSRPSGSNAEVTLTASATSGDFTAEKSFALTVIKKRTRTVEEAKAHEPVTPEDIELLNESDDNFEITYGDEVVRHIDGQFTDVKVETADDALDALQSVHEILGIDDPYTELEFFTTARDEYGAQYSFRQMHSSDNSGYAETLEVWGRTVMVSANASGDTDFLSSSFIETSRLNDVYTQYAQESAESAALRHYAGETGLEVVSADTKKIVYSLGEYEQEPVMAFIVRVTGQLGSGEPVDDTVIVSGQDLAIIRVMSNIRTWTTTDYGTDELGVNRKFPVTVGYMLFRKHLRDSGSPEVRIYSADADHPVSTSYNGRWRDRHQISAYTNMRTVLKWWKDTFNRNSLNNKGMTVKVITHDTSMNDNACWRPSLEMISIGNISDTSLYNMTRAIGLDTLTHETTHAVMYYSTGGIPYQNATGAIDDGYADIFGCLRDRDWRHGWRTAGNTQNPDEGITYFIDKTQCLRDAREDVTVNSISKVDWNSGTLDTIDDLYNMYKTVTPTRTGNDYNGCHFYCRLVTHAAYLMHQDYVGSRGLTWEELGDLWYKSMSMGLDATSDFHTVRRNVLRAAKQYGFTASEQQIIKDAFDKVGVTVPQGTLRARAVDGSTYTVIPGAVVQLINDTIPHLHDGARTDALGYASVSSDAGSYRVRVTASGYQVAEFRKYLAADKTENETVYLVKTGTASFDLAVRDSGGSAVSGATVNLCTGWYTLTGFRRATTDANGRCTFENIPAGYYTLLVSKTSANYSEHRTRVTIAPGGNSMTKTIFEDSELYYTACLYKMNRSYLDSHLKAHIWGGDNFHLSEENKTAYLSNGRQAARFWSYSSKDWEYIKFTNFYGSSFTYYVHWDNANVPDWSSNVYVYLYYKNKFLRTYTPPSNGGTGTYWKVFTLKNGTRNDVNEIVNAEPEAE from the coding sequence ATGACTTGCAGAAAGTTTTATGCGTTCATGTTTGTCTTGTGCCTGCTGTTCCTCTCTCTCTTCACTTCAGGCTGCGGAGGCGGAGGTGGCGGAGGAGATTCTGGACAGGATAATGTTGACCCGGACGTTCCGGCGACAAGCCCCGATGTTCCCGCGCCTTCACCATCACCTACAAGCCCCGACAATCCCTCACCCTCACCATCGCCCTCAAGCTGTACTGTGGACTTCAGCACAAACGGAGGCACTGGGATAAGCAGCATTCTCGTCAGCCGCGACAGCACTATCGAACAGCCCGAAGACCCTACACGTGAAGGCTATATCTTCGTCGGATGGTACAAGGACAACGGGACATTCGCTGAGCCTTTCGCGTTCGGTGAAGGCGGCGACACAGTTACTGAGGATATTACGCTCTATGCGCAGTGGGTTGAAGACAACCCCGCAATGTTCGCCGTTGAAGACGCGCTGGCTTCCTTAACGATAACTTACGCATCCAGCGACAATCCTAGTTACGTTACGCAGGATGTCGGCCTGCCCCCGAGCTCCGAAGGCCTCGCGATAACGTGGACGAGCTCCAATCCCGGCGTAATCTCAACGAGCGGAAACGTGTCCCGTCCTTCAGGGAGCAACGCAGAGGTTACGCTGACGGCCTCAGCAACGAGCGGGGACTTCACGGCGGAGAAGAGCTTTGCGCTGACGGTCATTAAAAAACGAACACGCACGGTTGAGGAGGCAAAAGCTCATGAGCCGGTAACTCCTGAGGACATCGAGCTGCTGAACGAGAGCGACGACAACTTCGAGATAACTTACGGTGATGAGGTTGTGCGGCACATTGACGGGCAGTTCACGGACGTTAAGGTAGAGACGGCTGATGATGCGCTTGACGCACTGCAGAGCGTTCACGAGATTCTGGGCATTGATGACCCGTACACGGAGCTTGAGTTCTTCACGACGGCGCGGGATGAATACGGTGCGCAGTATTCCTTCAGGCAGATGCACTCGTCCGATAATTCCGGCTATGCTGAGACGCTCGAGGTATGGGGACGTACCGTAATGGTCTCGGCTAACGCTTCAGGTGATACGGACTTCCTCAGCTCGTCGTTCATCGAGACAAGCAGGCTCAACGACGTATACACGCAGTACGCTCAGGAATCTGCGGAAAGCGCGGCACTAAGGCATTACGCTGGGGAAACAGGGCTTGAGGTTGTCTCTGCAGACACGAAAAAGATCGTGTACTCGCTCGGAGAGTATGAGCAGGAGCCCGTGATGGCGTTCATCGTCAGAGTTACGGGACAGCTTGGGAGCGGCGAACCTGTTGATGACACCGTGATAGTCAGCGGCCAAGACCTCGCAATAATCCGCGTAATGAGCAATATCCGCACGTGGACAACCACCGACTACGGAACTGACGAGCTCGGCGTGAACCGCAAATTCCCGGTAACGGTCGGCTATATGCTGTTCAGGAAGCATCTCAGGGACAGCGGCTCTCCTGAAGTCAGGATATATTCTGCGGATGCCGATCACCCTGTCAGCACGAGTTACAACGGCAGGTGGAGGGACAGGCATCAGATTTCTGCCTACACGAACATGAGGACTGTGCTCAAGTGGTGGAAGGATACCTTCAACAGAAATTCTCTCAACAACAAGGGAATGACCGTTAAGGTGATAACCCACGACACGAGCATGAATGACAATGCGTGCTGGAGGCCAAGTCTTGAGATGATCAGCATCGGCAACATCAGCGATACTTCACTGTACAACATGACCCGCGCGATAGGCCTCGACACACTGACCCACGAGACCACTCACGCCGTAATGTACTACTCGACCGGCGGCATACCCTACCAGAACGCTACGGGAGCGATTGATGACGGTTACGCGGACATCTTCGGCTGTCTCAGGGACAGGGACTGGCGGCACGGCTGGAGGACTGCGGGCAACACGCAGAATCCCGACGAAGGCATCACGTACTTCATCGACAAGACACAGTGCCTCCGCGACGCAAGAGAAGACGTAACAGTGAACAGCATCTCTAAAGTTGACTGGAACAGCGGGACTCTCGATACGATTGATGACCTCTATAACATGTACAAGACAGTTACGCCCACCCGCACCGGCAACGACTACAACGGCTGCCACTTCTATTGCAGGCTCGTAACTCACGCCGCGTACCTCATGCATCAGGACTACGTCGGCTCAAGAGGCCTCACATGGGAGGAACTCGGCGATCTCTGGTACAAGTCAATGTCTATGGGGCTCGACGCAACTTCCGACTTCCACACAGTCAGGCGCAACGTCCTGCGTGCCGCGAAGCAGTACGGCTTCACTGCTTCTGAGCAGCAGATCATCAAGGACGCTTTCGACAAAGTCGGCGTAACTGTTCCGCAGGGTACGCTGAGGGCTCGTGCAGTTGACGGCTCTACGTACACAGTAATTCCCGGCGCGGTAGTCCAGCTCATCAACGATACAATACCTCACCTTCACGACGGAGCACGCACGGACGCACTCGGCTACGCTTCTGTGTCGTCGGATGCGGGCTCGTACAGAGTACGTGTAACGGCTTCGGGCTATCAGGTAGCGGAGTTCAGGAAGTACCTTGCTGCTGACAAGACGGAGAACGAGACGGTGTATCTGGTGAAGACAGGGACAGCCAGCTTTGACCTCGCAGTCAGAGATTCCGGCGGGAGTGCAGTAAGCGGAGCAACAGTGAACCTCTGCACGGGCTGGTACACTCTGACGGGATTCAGGCGTGCTACTACGGACGCAAACGGCAGGTGCACATTCGAGAACATTCCTGCGGGGTACTACACTCTTCTTGTGAGCAAGACATCAGCGAACTACTCCGAGCACAGGACGAGAGTAACGATAGCACCGGGCGGAAACAGCATGACCAAAACAATCTTCGAGGATTCGGAGCTGTATTACACGGCGTGCCTGTACAAGATGAACAGGTCGTATCTCGACTCTCACCTGAAGGCACACATCTGGGGCGGGGATAATTTCCACCTCAGCGAGGAAAACAAGACGGCATACCTCAGCAACGGACGGCAGGCCGCGCGGTTCTGGTCGTATTCGTCAAAGGACTGGGAGTACATCAAGTTCACGAACTTCTACGGGAGCTCCTTCACGTATTATGTTCACTGGGACAACGCCAATGTCCCGGACTGGAGCAGCAACGTGTACGTGTACCTGTACTACAAGAATAAGTTTCTGCGCACGTACACCCCGCCTTCGAACGGAGGCACAGGCACTTACTGGAAGGTGTTTACCCTCAAGAACGGAACGCGCAACGACGTGAACGAAATCGTGAACGCTGAGCCTGAAGCAGAGTAA